A genomic segment from Lineus longissimus chromosome 15, tnLinLong1.2, whole genome shotgun sequence encodes:
- the LOC135499915 gene encoding dentin sialophosphoprotein-like, whose protein sequence is MSDSSLQQQTSGNGSSSDIKATVREVLNQQHDHQQRQQQSNNIDDKTTATAGVDSSDNMETVMRKVLGEVMSGNTKKAKSKTETSKNKSKNDGRVKSSKTLKSSSHKRNNASNQQSPGNSDSSDDSSNNSSSDDDDSDSDNEGKNTNTTASSLTSDSDNDSDGRRGKKVYKLKSKEYKKFKRYMKYRKSKDSASTETADTDAPSKPQKSDKNKKMKTKHYQQTGGSGDNSSGNGGGGGGGGGGGGGGDTETPMEVGDTTNNKPPQTATGTSATAANTDKAFHEKIDFIFNSIQNQQHKTNSQETNSRSPPSTDASGTDATSKGDSITPATAEDKKSNVDDNTNNTSTEEHHSMDVEHQEDKVIPSVGVTTRLASKRVHFCTDDNTKVMSKEEMKDIRKHMFRGVPFIHSPNGHHGYPNQNSQQAVFTAPVHRKST, encoded by the coding sequence ATGAGCGACTCATCTCTACAGCAGCAAACTAGTGGCAACGGATCCTCTTCCGATATAAAGGCCACTGTACGCGAAGTACTTAATCAGCAGCACGACCaccaacaacgacaacaacaatcAAACAATATAGATGATAAAACTACTGCCACCGCTGGTGTCGACTCTTCTGATAATATGGAGACTGTAATGCGCAAAGTGTTAGGTGAAGTAATGTCCGGTAACACCAAGAAAGCAAAGTCCAAAACTGAAACGTCAAAGAACAAGTCTAAAAATGATGGGAGGGTTAAATCTTCCAAGACTTTGAAATCATCAAGCCACAAACGCAACAACGCCTCCAACCAGCAGTCTCCTGGAAATTCTGACTCTTCGGATGACAGCAGCAACAACAGTTCGTCCGACGATGACGATTCTGACTCAGACAACGAAGGGAAAAATACCAACACCACCGCCTCCTCTTTGACAAGCGATTCCGATAACGATTCAGATGGCAGACGTGGCAAGAAAGTTTACaaactcaaaagcaaagagTACAAAAAGTTTAAACGCTACATGAAATACCGCAAGAGTAAGGACTCTGCATCGACCGAGACCGCCGACACTGACGCACCATCAAAACCACAGAAATCAGACAAAAATAAAAAGATGAAAACCAAGCACTATCAGCAGACTGGCGGCAGCGGTGACAACTCCAGTggtaatggtggtggtggtggtggtggtggtggtggtggtggtggtggtgacaCGGAAACTCCTATGGAGGTAGGTGACACCACAAACAACAAGCCGCCACAAACAGCTACTGGGACATCCGCAACTGCGGCCAATACCGATAAAGCGTTCCACGAGAAAATCGATTTTATTTTCAACTCTATTCAAAACCAACAACACAAGACCAACAGCCAAGAGACCAATAGTAGGTCACCACCGTCGACTGATGCTTCGGGCACTGACGCCACTAGCAAAGGTGATTCTATTACGCCCGCCACTGCCGAGGACAAAAAGTCCAACGTCGATGATAATACTAACAACACCTCAACCGAAGAACACCACAGTATGGACGTCGAGCATCAAGAAGACAAAGTCATCCCTTCTGTTGGTGTGACTACACGATTGGCAAGCAAGCGAGTTCACTTTTGTACCGACGACAACACCAAAGTAATGagtaaagaagaaatgaaagataTAAGAAAACATATGTTTAGGGGAGTTCCGTTTATTCATTCACCAAACGGTCATCATGGCTACCCAAACCAAAATAGCCAGCAAGCAGTCTTCACCGCACCAGTCCACCGGAAATCGACCTAA